One part of the Phragmites australis chromosome 3, lpPhrAust1.1, whole genome shotgun sequence genome encodes these proteins:
- the LOC133910683 gene encoding uncharacterized protein LOC133910683: MAAIHESSATQRGAWGGSVPGRRRIQRNRLEGHQRLFNDYFADPPVYPDYIFRRRFRMKRGLYLRIVEAVEDRDPWFQQRRNAAGELGLSALQKVTAAFRMLAYDAPADSLDECLRLGESTIIESMRRFVRAVVEVFGDEYLRSPNEEDTARLIATNERRGFPGMLGSIDCMHWRWKNCPTAWSGSFTGHVNSPTIILEAVASQDLWIWHAFFGMPGSLNDINVLHRSHLLDNLAAGVAPQVWDDN, translated from the exons ATGGCCGCGATCCATGAGTCGTCGGCAACACAGCGCGGAGCTTGGGGCGGTTCAGTGCCCGGACGTCGCCGTATCCAGCGGAATCGCCTAGAAGGGCACCAAAGGTTGTTCAATGACTACTTCGCCGATCCCCCTGTGTACCCCGATTACATATTCCGGCGCAG GTTCAGGATGAAACGTGGCCTGTACCTCAGAATCGTGGAGGCAGTTGAGGACCGTGACCCGTGGTTCCAACAGAGGAGGAACGCGGCAGGGGAGCTCGGGCTGTCCGCGTTGCAAAAAGTCACTGCGGCGTTTCGTATGCTAGCATACGATGCTCCTGCGGATTCGCTGGATGAGTGCCTCCGACTCGGAGAGTCCACCATCATTGAGAGCATGAGGCGGTTTGTTCGGGCCGTCGTCGAGGTGTTTGGCGATGAGTACCTCCGTTCTCCGAACGAGGAGGACACCGCTCGTTTGATTGCTACAAACGAGCGAAGAGGGTTCCCGGGGATGCTGGGAAGCATCGATTGtatgcattggaggtggaagaactgtccgACAGCCTGGTCGGGTTCTTTCACCGGCCACGTCAACTCTCCGACGATCATCCTAGAGGCGGTGGCGTCGCAGGACCtgtggatttggcatgccttctttggAATGCCGGGTTCCCTGAACGACATCAACGTTCTGCACCGCTCGCATCTGCTCGACAACCTTGCTGCTGGTGTGGCACCACAG GTATGGGATGATAACTAG
- the LOC133910684 gene encoding glutathione S-transferase T3-like, with product MEYAGFLRGEMENMPWDDVLPLTEDAIIGTQTPSAQVQDNEAPVEAAAGGGRGCSYKLEEDLLLVAAWLNVSLDPVVGSNQSLGAFWHRIESYYNESKTFTSTRNKKSLQGRWTFINTTVQKFCGHYARALRTKKSGTTEAETVVEACKMFQAVEHKEFTLLPCWRELRNHPKWQAESARKKQKTAPSGSPCSTQHGGSSAGMNIPEKVGEHPSTCSPRAKRPPGRTRSKDGARGMSSSSSASAPMTDLVDRQLAMKEMIEKERAKRFAELMEVERKKLRLEEERMQMQREKEERDIMNMDISHMDEDQQAYYKSLRQSIIAARRASSGPSA from the exons ATGGAGTACGCTGGATTCCTTCGCGGGGAAATGGAGAACATGCCGTGGGATGATGTGTTGCCGCTCACCGAAGATGCCATCATCGGCACCCAGACTCCTTCCGCGCAGGTGCAGGACAATGAGGCACCCGTAGAGGcggcagcaggtggtggccgtGGCTGCAGTTATAAGTTGGAGGAGGACCTTCTCCTGGTTGCGGCCTGGTTGAACGTGAGCCTAGATCCCGTGGTTGGGAGCAACCAGAGCTTAGGTGCATTCTGGCACAGGATCGAGAGTTACTACAACGAGAGCAAGACATTTACATCAACTCGGAATAAGAAATCGCTGCAGGGGAGATGGACATTCATCAACACGACGGTCCAGAAGTTCTGCGGCCACTACGCAAGAGCCCTGCGCACTAAGAAGAGTGGAACGACCGAGGCGGAGACG GTCGTTGAGGCATGTAAGATGTTTCAAGCCGTGGAGCATAAGGAGTTCACCTTGCTGCCGTGTTGGAGGGAGTTGCGCAATCATCCGAAGTGGCAAGCGGAGTCGGCGCGCAAAAAACAGAAAACTGCACCTTCCGGAAGTCCCTGTTCGACACAACACGGAGGGTCTTCAGCGGGGATGAACATACCTGAGAAGGTCGGCGAACATCCTTCCACCTGCAGCCCTCGTGCGAAGAGGCCTCCAGGGCGCACGCGATCGAAAGACGGGGCACGGGGTATGTCTTCCTCAAGTTCTGCTTCAGCGCCCATGACAGATCTTGTTGATCGCCAACTCGCAATGAAAGAGATGATTGAGAAGGAAAGGGCTAAGAGGTTCGCAGAGTTGATGGAAGTTGAGCGCAAGAAGCTCCGCCTTGAGGAAGAGCGTATGCAAATgcagagggagaaggaggagcgGGACATAATGAACATGGATATTTCACATATGGATGAGGACCAGCAAGCATACTACAAGAGTCTTCGGCAGAGCATCATTGCAGCTCGTCGCGCCTCTTCTGGGCCTTCTGCATAA